A stretch of Cucumis sativus cultivar 9930 chromosome 2, Cucumber_9930_V3, whole genome shotgun sequence DNA encodes these proteins:
- the LOC101207116 gene encoding thioredoxin-like protein YLS8 has translation MSYLLPHLHSGWAVDQAILAEEERLVVIRFGHDWDETCMQMDEVLASVAETIKNFAVIYLVDITEVPDFNTMYELYDPSTVMFFFRNKHIMIDLGTGNNNKINWALKDKQEFIDIIETVYRGARKGRGLVIAPKDYSTKYRY, from the exons ATGTCGTACTTGCTGCCACATCTTCATTCAGGATGGGCTGTTGACCAGGCAATCCTTGCAGAAGAAGAACGTCTTGTGGTCATTCGTTTCGGTCATGATTGGGATGAAACTTGTATGCAG ATGGATGAAGTGTTGGCCTCGGTTGCAGAGACTATTAAGAACTTTGCTGTAATATACCTTGTGGATATCACAGAGGTTCCTGATTTCAACACAATGTACGAGCTTTATGATCCATCCACTGTTATGTTCTTCTTTAGGAACAAGCACATAATGATTGATCTTGGTACTGGAAACAACAATAAGATAAACTGGGCACTTAAGGATAAGCAGGAGTTCATTGATATCATTGAAACAGTCTATCGTGGAGCAAGGAAAGGACGTGGTTTAGTCATTGCACCTAAGGACTATTCGACCAAATATCGCTACTAA